In Methanocella paludicola SANAE, the sequence TCGCCCTTTGCCTATTTTAGGGTTTCTCTGCCCCGGACGGATATTCTTTTATGGTTTCAGCCACAAACACTGGTTGATATCGATGGCATTCAAGATCCTTCTGGCGACGGACGGCTCGCAGTTCAGCAATAAGGCGGCCGATTATTGTATCGACATGGCGAAAAAGCTTGACGCCGAGGTGCTAGCGGTCTATGTCATGAACCTTAAGCATTTTGAGATCTACGCGCTGGAGCATCACGATGATATCACCGGCTACGAGGACGAGAACGTCCGGCTTTCGAAGGATGCGGAGGATGCTGTCGGCTATGTGGCCCGGATGGCTAAGGAGAAGGGCGTTCGTCTGTCAACACGCATTGTTCGCGGATACCCTGCCGATGAGATCATGAAGATCGCCAGGGATGATAAGTTTGACCTTATTGTCGTCGGTAACCTGGGCAAGTCCGGTATCGAGCGGGTGCTCATGGGCAGCGTGTCCGAGGCCATCGTAAGGCATGCGCCGTGCCCCGTGCTCGTCGTGCGTGGTAAGTGAATTTCGGGGCTCATTAATGCTATATTAAATAATACTATCCTCTCGCTCATGCCGTCAAAGCCCGCGAAGAGATACAAGTCCGCGAAGACGTTTTTAACGCGAAGACCGCAAAGCATACTCTAAGACCGCGAAGACTTTTATAAAGAAATAAATTATTACTATTCAAATTAAATCATTTTAACATAAAATTATCTTTTAATGTATCTTTGCGGTCTTCGCGTAAGCTTCGCGGTCTTAGGGCTCGAAACAGTCTTCGCGGACTTACGCCTCTTTGGGGGCTTAATACGAAGGCCGACCGTGTGGTTAATTATTATTCGAAGGGGATACGCGTGCCGTAGTCAAAATAGGCCGGGCCTTAAGCGCACGATCAACTTCCGCCTGCGTTGCCTCATGGAACTTCAACGAGATGGCATCCTTAATGTTCTGCAGAGCACCCTCGATGGTGGTCGATTTTGCGTATACGCCGGCCTGCGGCGCATGGGCGCGGTAATAGCGGGTACCGTTCTGGCACGGGGAGAGCGAGATCAAAAAGCGTTTGAGGGAAAAGGAGTTCTTGAGGGTTAATTGCACGTCGACGGGGCCGAAAATGGGCTCCGAGCGCAATATATGGCCGCGAGCCACAGAGGGATCGTCGGCTAACACCTTTTCAAGCTTATTCAGCGCCTCGCAGGGGCTGCCGGCCGTTGCGCTCAAAGAAAGCTCTTGAGAGACGGCACGGAATGAGCCGTTAGTGGGCTCGATGATGACGCTGAGTTCGGGTGTGCGCTGTTTTTTACCGCCGAGGTCGAACGTCGTGATCAGCGGGGCGCGGGGCAATTCACGTATAAGGTCGTTCACGCGCTCGTCCAGGTATCGGGCCTCGATGATCTCGCCCAGCGTCTTAAAGGAATCGAGCAGCGTATCTGCCTCGTTTGAAAGATAGTTGGTGGGGCACATGGAAACGAACTGGCGGCGGCCATGGTCGTCCATCGCCTCGTAGGCGCAGCCCAAAAAAGATTGCTTTAATGAGCCGTCACGCAATGGCAGTACGGTATCGATACAGGTGACGAACGGGCGGACATAGTCGAAACGGCTCAACGAATAAAAACCGGAGGAAAGGTCGCTGCGGACCTGCGACTTCAACAGTGTAAGAGAATGATAAAAGTCTTTGTCTTTTGCCCTGGAGCAATCGTGCTCGGATACGTAGCAAGGGTTTGACCCGCCGACCCGGTATACGATCGCGTCAAGCCTGGCTCTCGTGAGCATGTGAACTTATTCGACCTTATCATATATACATTTTACTATTTATTGTAGAATTTATTTCTTAAAATGGTTAATTTGGTATAATTTATTCATATTTGTTGCAATACGGCACAAATTTTCAGCATACGCCTGTGTACACTTAACGGCGGATAATCTTTTAAATGCGGCTCTACGTGTATTCACATGAGGGGATACAATGAGCAGGTCATCAAGGAGCGTGAGCTCGCTCTTCTTTATCGTTTTATTGGTCCTGGCTGCCGTGTCATTCGCGAAGGCAGTCCCTGCGGTCGCGGCGGACGATATACGGCTCTCATCGGCCAGGGATTTCCTTTTCGCGTACCAGCCACAAAACCCGTCAGAGGACTCCGTCCTCGTCACGGCGCAGCTATTCAAGGACGGCCGGCCCATCCGGCAGGCAGGCATACCGGTGAACTTTAGCCTGACCGACGGGAGATTTGCAAAGCTGGACGAAACTACGGTGTTCACGGACGACCTGGGAATGGCGTCGACGAGAGTGAGGTCGTATAACTCAGGGCAGGAGATGACCGAAAGGCCATTCCTTCTAGGGGTAACGGCAATGTTCGGGGGCAAAAGCTCGACGGTCACTATGCCCATCACGCACTACATCTCGCTCAACGGCACGATAAAGGACAGGAGCGGCGGCCCGGTCATGAACGCGCAGGTCGGCGTGCTGTATAACAGGACCCACAACCCGATAAACGCGAGGGGCGCCACGAATACGACCGATGTATACGGCAATTACCGGCTGGATAGAGTGCCCACGGACCTGGGCGACATGGTCGTATATGCGAGGAAGGGCGACCTCGAGACGTACAAGCCCGCCAGCTTTCCACAGGGAGCCGGCGGGACATGATTTTTTTATTCGGGAAAAATTTTGCCCGGCCATCATAAATCATATCCGTTCCCTTACTAATATATAAACGCACGAATGCGAAAAATATCCTTGCAGGTGGCTATATCTGCGATGTTAATGCGAGCGTAATGCGAGTAGTATCAATTCAATATGGCATGAGGAGAGCGGCGAATGAGATGCGACTGGGACGGAGTGAAGAGGCTCGGGGCTTACCTGGGCCATGATATCAACGATGCGCTCGTGGAGTGTCCGGGCTCGCTGGACATCATATGCCGGTCACTGGGGGCTTTTGAGAAAAAATATCCACGAGAGACATCCGCCCACCTGGCCCGGCTGATATTTAAAGCTGACCTCTCGAAGCTGCCCCGCGAGGGAGAGCCGGAAGAGACGCTGGCCTGCGAGGTTTTTAACAGGCTTAATCCTGCCGGAGGAGGCGAGGCGTATGTAGAATTCTGCCTGGACTTCAAGCGGTTCATCCGCTGGTTCAAGGCTGCCGTAGACGCCGTCCACTATGTACACGGCCTCAGGAAGGAGGGCATATGTCTCGACAGGCCGGGCGTAAAGGACTACGTTTCAGAGCTAAAGGAGCTTCCATGCCGTCGTCTCGGAGAGCTCGATTTTTCGTACAGGATCCATGGATATGCCGCCATATCGAGGTACATCGAGGCCCTGCTTGGACGGTACGAGGATAAGGCCATATCCGGAGATAATTGCCGGAGCATCATGGGGATCATGAATAAGGTATCCAGCCATCCCGGGTACTTCAAGGCCATGGGCCCCGAGCAAAAGCTGGTGGAGACGAGGCCGATCCTCATAGCCATATCGGACCTCCAGCGTTACCCTGAAAACGAGCCGGGAAAGGCGGACCTGCTGTCGTCGCTGGGCATATTGTTATTCAATGTGTTTCCCACCCCTAAGCTGCTGAAGTTCATCGCCAGACTGCAGCCAAGCCCGGGGAACGACGCCCTCCAGTACGACTACAACTCGATCCTGGCCATGAACTTCATGCTGGCCGGCAGGCTCGACGAGGCTACAGCATACAATAAGAATGCCCTCGAGCACGCGGGAGACGAGGAAAAAAGGGCTTATACGCACATCCTGGACTGCTGTATCAGCCTCAAGCGGGGCGAAACGGAGGAGGCCGTGAACGCCCTGTACCGCTGTTCGGCGTTGATCAAGGATAGGCGCATGAAGTCCACGGCCCTGTTTTATATGGGCATCATCTACTACGAGATGGGAAAAGTGCCCGATGCTCTCGAGTCATTCCAGCTTGCCAGGGCCGGCCTGGAGGACGAGCTGGACATCATGAACGCCTGCAACGACATCGGCACCTGCGCCATGCTGCTCGGGGACTATAAGGCCGCGGCCGCCGAGCTCGAGAACGTCGAGCATATCGGCCGCTACATGAGCAGTAATACGGCCAGGGCTCTTTTGGCCGTGGCCCGCGGCAACCTGGGGCTGATCCACCTGAGCATGGCGAAGCACGACCGCGCTGTTGAGCACTTTAAGGAGGCCCTGAGGCTCAGCCGGGACGCGCATAATAAGAAAGGCATAGCCGACCAGCTCGGGAACATCGGCCTTGCGCTGAAGGCGAAGCGCGACTACGATACGGCGCTCATTTATTTCAAATCGGCGCTCAACGTGTCCTCGACGGAAGGCTATTTTGAAGGCGCCCTGTTCTCGTTCGCCCAGATCGAGCAGCTAAAGGCCCTTGAGGGCCGCTACGAGGAGGCAGAGGACTTTCAGCAGGAGATGGCCAGGCGTAATCCTGATATCGCGAAGTTGCTCCGCCTGTAATATCCAAAATCTTTTATCTATGCGCTGTGTTTTAGCACTCGATGTCCAGTAAAGAGATCGTATCGGCGGTAAAGTATGTTTCCAGGATGAAGCCGGAGTTCATGCTTTCCGAGATCTGCGGCTACGTAAAGGGCGACGTGAGCGTCGCGGACGTCTACGATGCGCTGCGGCCCCTGGCCTACGACCTGGGCATCAGGCTGGAGCCTGCAGGGAACGATTATAGGGCCGTGAGGCTGCCGCCCGCAAAGCCCCTGGCGCTCGATGAAAAAGAGCGCAGTGCCCAGGACGGGTTCCTGGCATCGCCCATTGTGCCGGAAAAGCTCGAAAAGCTCATGGAACGATATGTCGAGAAGAAGACGGGCAAGGCGTGGCACGATCCTGCCGTGGTAGAGAAGCTTAGAAAGGCCATCGCGGAGCAGAAGGCCGACTACTGGAAGGAGGGCCGTAAGCGCCGTATCACTTATGAGACCGGCTACAGCATCCTGGGCTATCTCGCTTACCAGTTCCCTGTTTATTTCGCTCAGTCGGAGCACATCATTTATGGGCTGGCCTCCGACGGCCTGCTGAAGGACCGCATGAAGGTCATGGACGCCGGTACCGGCCCCGGAACGGTCCCTCTTGCCCTGATCGACTTTTATCGCAGGATCGGCCGCGGGGAAGCCGTCATTTATTCTCTGGAAAAATACGACGAGAACGTCGAGGCGTTCAATTACCTGGTGCCGGCTTATGCCGAAGGCACCGGTGTTAAAGTTGAAAAGCCCCTCAGGGCAGACTTGCTCAGCCTTAAGGCGGACGATCTGCCGGATGATATCGACCTGATGTTCTTCTCCAACGTCCTGAACGAGCTGGGCGGTGACATCGAGCGAAAGGCGGAGATCGTGCGCGCTATGGCGGGACGGCTGGCGATAGACGGCAACATCGTCATTGTGGAGCCCGCGGACAAGGTAAACTCGACGGAGATGCGAAAGCTCGTAATAGCCCTGATGAACAAGGGCCTGGGCGTCTACAGCCCGTGCTCGTTCATATGGTGCGTGCGATGCCACCCCGAGTCCTGCTGGACCTTCCAGGAAAGGGAGGACATCAAGCCCACGAGGCTCATGCAGAAGGTCGCCGAAGAGGAGCCCTTCCGCTTCATCAATACGGACATCAAGTACTCCTACGCCGTGCTGCGCCACGATAAGCTGTCCAGGGAGAAGTACCGCGTTCCGGAAAAGGCGAAGTTCGCCCGGCTCTCGAAGATGAAGGACCACGTCAAGAAGCATATCAACGTCGTGGCGGCGGTCATGTCCGGCGACCTGGGCGATAAGGCGGACCACGTCTACAAGCTCTGCGACGGCACGGCGGCCAAGCCCGTATATGCCATCCTTCCGGACTATCACACAAGCCCTGAGAACGAGGCGCTCAAGACCGCAAAATACGGGCAGATAGTGGAAATTTATGGGGTGCTGGTGCGGTACAATAAGGAATACGACGCATTTAACCTCCTTGTCAACAGGAACACGAAAGTTAAAGGCGTAAAGGAGCAGGCGGACACTTCTTGAGCTGTCCTGTCAATAGTTATATTTGCCCAACGTGCTACCAATAATAGGGTAATAACTTGAGGCGGGAAGCCTGGCTCATCTTAGCATTATCGGGGATCATATCCATACTTCCTATTGGATGGGCGTCCTTTGTCCTGTTACTGTTTATCCCGGGCTTTTCGGTAGCCTCGCTCTTCAAAGAGAAATTTACCCTCGCTGAGATCGTGGCGATCCCGCTGGCGCTTTCGATCGTGTTGATACCGGTATCTGCGGTGGTAACTTCGCCGCTGCCGTACCACCTGGCGCCTCTTGCATTGTGCCTCCTGACGGTCATTATCGGGTTTTATAATTACTGGAAGAACCGGCCCCTGACGGTCCAGGTCAGCGATACGAAGCCCATGGGTATAGCAGTGGTGATATTCCTTATCGTCCTGCTGGTATCGCTGAAGACGTTTCACATCGAGGACGGTGAGCTGTTCTATACCTTCACGCAAGGGCTCGACCAGACGTTCCACCTGTCCATAGCACAGCGATATATCGCCATGCCGGCCATTCCGCCGCAGGACCCGTACTTTTTGGGCGCGGGCGTCCCGTACGACTGGTCCATGCACGTAATGCTGGGCGAGACGTGCAGGATAACGGGCCTGGCGCTGTTCGACGTTTTCAAGGTGGCCGTCGCCTCGGCCTCGGCGCTCATCTTCTTGGGCGCCTATCTGCTGGCCCGGCCCATATTTAGCAAAGAAATGGTGGCGATCACGGCTTCTCTCCTGTACGTCCTGAGCTCCGGGCTATCCTGGGCATATATCATATTTACCGGGACTGCTGCCATAGATGTAACGACGTTCAACTCGCTGGTCTACCAGTGGCCGGGCATCACGTTGTTGAAATATGACCCTACTTCGCTGTACTTCTTCCTCCCACAGCCCCAGACGTTCGGGCTTCTGGTGGCCATATTCAGCCTGTACCTATTCTTAATCT encodes:
- a CDS encoding universal stress protein produces the protein MAFKILLATDGSQFSNKAADYCIDMAKKLDAEVLAVYVMNLKHFEIYALEHHDDITGYEDENVRLSKDAEDAVGYVARMAKEKGVRLSTRIVRGYPADEIMKIARDDKFDLIVVGNLGKSGIERVLMGSVSEAIVRHAPCPVLVVRGK
- a CDS encoding carboxypeptidase-like regulatory domain-containing protein, with amino-acid sequence MSRSSRSVSSLFFIVLLVLAAVSFAKAVPAVAADDIRLSSARDFLFAYQPQNPSEDSVLVTAQLFKDGRPIRQAGIPVNFSLTDGRFAKLDETTVFTDDLGMASTRVRSYNSGQEMTERPFLLGVTAMFGGKSSTVTMPITHYISLNGTIKDRSGGPVMNAQVGVLYNRTHNPINARGATNTTDVYGNYRLDRVPTDLGDMVVYARKGDLETYKPASFPQGAGGT
- a CDS encoding tetratricopeptide repeat protein, which encodes MRCDWDGVKRLGAYLGHDINDALVECPGSLDIICRSLGAFEKKYPRETSAHLARLIFKADLSKLPREGEPEETLACEVFNRLNPAGGGEAYVEFCLDFKRFIRWFKAAVDAVHYVHGLRKEGICLDRPGVKDYVSELKELPCRRLGELDFSYRIHGYAAISRYIEALLGRYEDKAISGDNCRSIMGIMNKVSSHPGYFKAMGPEQKLVETRPILIAISDLQRYPENEPGKADLLSSLGILLFNVFPTPKLLKFIARLQPSPGNDALQYDYNSILAMNFMLAGRLDEATAYNKNALEHAGDEEKRAYTHILDCCISLKRGETEEAVNALYRCSALIKDRRMKSTALFYMGIIYYEMGKVPDALESFQLARAGLEDELDIMNACNDIGTCAMLLGDYKAAAAELENVEHIGRYMSSNTARALLAVARGNLGLIHLSMAKHDRAVEHFKEALRLSRDAHNKKGIADQLGNIGLALKAKRDYDTALIYFKSALNVSSTEGYFEGALFSFAQIEQLKALEGRYEEAEDFQQEMARRNPDIAKLLRL
- a CDS encoding small ribosomal subunit Rsm22 family protein gives rise to the protein MSSKEIVSAVKYVSRMKPEFMLSEICGYVKGDVSVADVYDALRPLAYDLGIRLEPAGNDYRAVRLPPAKPLALDEKERSAQDGFLASPIVPEKLEKLMERYVEKKTGKAWHDPAVVEKLRKAIAEQKADYWKEGRKRRITYETGYSILGYLAYQFPVYFAQSEHIIYGLASDGLLKDRMKVMDAGTGPGTVPLALIDFYRRIGRGEAVIYSLEKYDENVEAFNYLVPAYAEGTGVKVEKPLRADLLSLKADDLPDDIDLMFFSNVLNELGGDIERKAEIVRAMAGRLAIDGNIVIVEPADKVNSTEMRKLVIALMNKGLGVYSPCSFIWCVRCHPESCWTFQEREDIKPTRLMQKVAEEEPFRFINTDIKYSYAVLRHDKLSREKYRVPEKAKFARLSKMKDHVKKHINVVAAVMSGDLGDKADHVYKLCDGTAAKPVYAILPDYHTSPENEALKTAKYGQIVEIYGVLVRYNKEYDAFNLLVNRNTKVKGVKEQADTS